A single window of Streptomyces globosus DNA harbors:
- a CDS encoding HAD family hydrolase yields the protein MTGTCVILDIGGVLEFTPETGWVQRWEEKLRLPPGTVDERMGGVWQAGSVGAISERDVHEQAATRLGLDAADAEAFMADLWAEYLGTPNEELIAYVDGLRGRCRLGILSNSFVGARERETARYGFDRLVERIVYSHEIGVGKPDARAFGTACAQLGVRPEDCLFVDDVAVNVEAARAAGMQGHLFVDNAATIARITAHVERGRAGA from the coding sequence GTGACCGGGACCTGCGTCATCCTCGACATCGGCGGCGTTCTCGAGTTCACCCCGGAGACGGGGTGGGTGCAACGGTGGGAGGAGAAGCTGCGGCTGCCGCCGGGCACCGTGGACGAGCGGATGGGCGGCGTCTGGCAGGCCGGCAGCGTCGGGGCGATCAGCGAAAGGGACGTGCACGAACAGGCGGCCACGCGCCTCGGCCTCGACGCGGCGGACGCCGAGGCCTTCATGGCCGACCTGTGGGCCGAGTACCTGGGCACGCCCAACGAGGAGCTCATCGCCTACGTCGACGGGCTGCGCGGAAGATGCCGCCTGGGCATCCTCAGCAACAGCTTCGTCGGCGCCCGGGAGCGGGAGACCGCCCGCTACGGCTTCGACCGGCTGGTGGAGCGGATCGTCTACTCGCACGAGATCGGCGTCGGCAAGCCGGACGCGCGCGCCTTCGGCACGGCCTGCGCCCAGTTGGGCGTGCGGCCCGAGGACTGTCTCTTCGTCGACGACGTGGCGGTGAACGTCGAGGCGGCCCGCGCGGCGGGCATGCAGGGCCATCTCTTCGTGGACAACGCCGCCACGATCGCCCGCATCACGGCCCATGTGGAGCGCGGGCGGGCCGGCGCGTAG
- a CDS encoding GNAT family N-acetyltransferase, producing MTTSAPAIRRHATLTPALKAVIGDLYALVRADLLDHPNYRLDVFLERLDRHAAEPGWAVVIAHGSDAAPVGYAYANSVGPGDRWWKRLNSPAPVRYTGKDAVAVKEIGVIPAWRGIGVSRHMHDALLADRGEPHATLMVNPVAGDGKVMRLYEGWGYEEIGVVQPSPDSPWLVCMGRPLRA from the coding sequence ATGACCACGTCTGCACCCGCCATACGGCGGCACGCGACGCTCACCCCGGCCTTGAAGGCCGTGATCGGAGACCTGTACGCCCTGGTGCGCGCCGATCTCCTTGACCACCCGAACTACCGCCTGGACGTGTTCCTGGAGCGGCTGGACCGGCACGCCGCCGAACCGGGTTGGGCCGTGGTCATCGCGCACGGCTCCGACGCCGCCCCGGTCGGCTACGCCTATGCCAACAGTGTGGGGCCGGGTGACCGGTGGTGGAAGCGGCTGAACTCGCCGGCTCCAGTCCGGTACACAGGCAAGGACGCCGTGGCTGTCAAAGAGATCGGCGTCATCCCCGCCTGGCGCGGGATCGGCGTATCCCGACATATGCATGACGCGCTACTGGCCGACCGCGGCGAGCCCCACGCGACGCTGATGGTGAACCCCGTTGCCGGCGATGGGAAGGTGATGCGCCTGTACGAGGGTTGGGGATACGAGGAGATCGGTGTGGTGCAGCCTTCCCCAGATTCACCGTGGCTGGTGTGCATGGGACGCCCTCTCCGCGCCTGA
- a CDS encoding GbsR/MarR family transcriptional regulator translates to MPGGRLTQQERQQIARGLADGLAYAEIARRLDRPTSTVTREVMRNGGHTAYRADLAHRATEQRAQRRRKPAPRNAPTPPQPHGRDSEEVRRYEEEFTTVLVGSGVPKMMARVMVCLYTTDAGSLTAAELVQRLQVSPASVSKAIAFLEEQGLVRRERDERRRERYIVDNDVWYQSMLASARSTAQLVVVARQGVGILGPDTPAAARLENIARFVDFVTESIVRAAEQAREILYAKPPAAEADDAAARP, encoded by the coding sequence ATGCCGGGAGGCAGGCTCACCCAGCAGGAACGCCAGCAGATCGCACGGGGACTGGCCGACGGCCTCGCCTACGCGGAGATCGCCCGGCGCCTCGACCGCCCGACCTCGACCGTCACGCGCGAAGTCATGCGCAACGGCGGCCACACCGCCTACCGCGCCGACCTGGCGCACCGCGCCACCGAGCAGCGCGCCCAGCGCCGCAGGAAGCCGGCCCCGCGCAACGCGCCGACGCCCCCGCAGCCCCACGGCCGCGACTCCGAGGAAGTACGCCGGTACGAAGAGGAGTTCACCACCGTCCTCGTGGGATCGGGCGTCCCGAAGATGATGGCCCGTGTCATGGTGTGCCTGTACACCACCGACGCCGGCAGCCTCACCGCGGCCGAGCTGGTCCAGCGGCTCCAGGTCAGCCCGGCGTCCGTCTCCAAGGCGATCGCGTTCCTGGAGGAGCAGGGCCTCGTACGCCGCGAGCGAGACGAACGCCGCCGCGAGCGCTACATCGTCGACAACGACGTCTGGTACCAGTCGATGCTGGCCAGCGCCCGTTCCACGGCCCAACTCGTCGTGGTCGCCCGCCAGGGCGTCGGCATCCTCGGCCCCGACACCCCGGCGGCCGCCCGCCTCGAGAACATCGCCCGCTTCGTCGACTTCGTCACCGAGAGCATTGTCCGCGCCGCGGAGCAGGCCCGCGAGATCCTCTACGCGAAGCCCCCCGCCGCCGAAGCGGACGACGCCGCGGCGCGGCCCTGA
- a CDS encoding DUF4097 family beta strand repeat-containing protein codes for MQTFATPAPVSVVLDVPAGSIRFIAADRADTTVEVLPADASKERDVTAAQETTVACTDGVLTITTPKKKGLLAGAGCVEVTVRLPADSHVEARTASAEFRGVGRLGEVAYDSAHGTVKLDEVAAARLTLQAGDITVGLLGGPAELRTQKGDLTVTEARRGPLTLRTEHGDITVGAARGTSASLDAGTSYGRIHNALANADGDAPALPIHATTAYGNITARTL; via the coding sequence ATGCAGACCTTCGCCACCCCCGCCCCCGTCTCCGTCGTCCTCGACGTCCCCGCGGGCAGCATCCGCTTCATCGCCGCGGACCGGGCCGACACCACCGTCGAGGTGCTGCCCGCGGACGCCTCCAAGGAGCGCGACGTCACCGCCGCCCAGGAGACGACGGTCGCCTGCACCGACGGCGTCCTGACCATCACCACGCCGAAGAAGAAGGGGCTCCTGGCCGGCGCCGGCTGCGTCGAGGTCACCGTCCGGCTTCCGGCCGACTCGCACGTCGAGGCCAGGACCGCCTCGGCCGAGTTCCGCGGCGTCGGACGGCTGGGCGAGGTCGCCTACGACAGCGCCCACGGCACCGTCAAGCTCGACGAGGTCGCCGCCGCCCGCCTCACCCTCCAGGCCGGCGACATCACCGTCGGCCTCCTCGGCGGACCGGCCGAACTCCGCACGCAGAAGGGCGACCTGACCGTCACCGAAGCCCGCCGCGGCCCGCTCACCCTGCGCACCGAGCACGGCGACATCACCGTCGGCGCCGCCCGCGGCACCTCCGCCTCCCTCGACGCCGGCACCTCCTACGGCCGCATCCACAACGCCCTCGCCAACGCCGACGGCGACGCCCCGGCCCTGCCCATCCACGCGACCACCGCCTACGGCAACATCACCGCCCGAACCCTGTGA